From Actinomycetota bacterium, one genomic window encodes:
- a CDS encoding DUF933 domain-containing protein has translation MKIGLVGFAGSGKTTVFNTMTGLDVPIGYGGEMRLGTVRVPDERIDRLSGIFNPKKTTYAEMTFCDVPGEHGAERKGLSTRALATIREQEALALVLRDFENPAVEGNADPLRDLNAFSDECILADLEIVEGLLTRARKENLPPADRDRFERMRGVLEDARPLRTLSADELDRDTLRGYQLLTDRPLLVVVNRDEDRAADPVPTDMAAHIGELGAAGLALSASVEAEIAALDTDDQAAFLQDLSLNESALARFIRTAYGLLDLISFFTVGEDEVRAWTIAHGTPARKAAGKIHSDLERGFIRAEVMPYEVFVERGSEQAMKEAGLFQIEGKEYVVADGDIMHVRFNV, from the coding sequence ATGAAGATCGGACTCGTCGGCTTCGCCGGCTCGGGCAAGACCACGGTTTTCAACACGATGACGGGACTCGACGTGCCGATCGGCTACGGCGGCGAGATGCGGCTCGGAACCGTACGCGTACCCGACGAGCGCATCGACCGGCTCTCCGGGATCTTCAACCCGAAGAAGACGACCTACGCCGAGATGACCTTCTGTGATGTGCCCGGCGAGCACGGGGCGGAACGCAAGGGCCTGTCGACACGGGCACTTGCGACGATTCGCGAGCAGGAGGCGCTCGCGCTCGTGCTGCGCGACTTCGAGAACCCGGCGGTCGAGGGCAACGCCGATCCCCTCCGAGACCTGAATGCCTTCTCCGACGAATGCATCCTGGCCGATCTCGAGATCGTCGAGGGGCTGCTGACGCGAGCTCGAAAGGAGAACCTGCCGCCGGCCGACCGTGATCGTTTCGAGCGGATGCGGGGCGTTCTGGAGGATGCGCGACCGCTGCGCACACTGTCGGCCGACGAACTCGATCGCGACACCCTAAGGGGCTATCAGCTCCTGACTGACCGCCCGCTGCTGGTCGTCGTGAACCGCGACGAGGACCGGGCCGCAGACCCGGTGCCCACCGACATGGCAGCCCATATCGGCGAACTCGGCGCTGCGGGCCTGGCGCTCTCGGCGAGCGTAGAGGCGGAGATCGCCGCGCTCGATACGGACGATCAAGCAGCATTCCTTCAGGACCTGAGCCTCAACGAGTCGGCGCTCGCGCGCTTCATACGAACCGCCTACGGGCTTCTCGACCTCATCAGCTTCTTCACCGTGGGCGAGGACGAGGTGCGCGCGTGGACGATCGCCCACGGTACGCCTGCCCGCAAGGCCGCCGGAAAGATCCATTCCGACCTCGAGCGCGGCTTCATCCGCGCCGAGGTCATGCCGTACGAGGTCTTCGTCGAGCGCGGAAGCGAGCAGGCTATGAAGGAAGCGGGTCTGTTCCAGATAGAGGGCAAGGAGTACGTGGTCGCCGACGGCGACATCATGCACGTTCGCTTCAACGTCTAG